The DNA sequence GAGACGAACGGTACGATAAGTCAAGCGCGCTACTAAAATATGGATTTACTGAACATAAAAACTTTCGGAGCATTAAAAAAGGCAGGATACCGCACGCGCAGCATTAAGGACGAGTTGCGGTCAAACCTTGTTGATGCGCTTAGAAACGGGCAACGGACCTTTGAAGGGATCATCGGTTTTGAAAACACGGTCATCCCTGATATAGAAACGGCGATTCTTTCCAGGCACAATATTTTATTGCTGGGCCTGCGTGGCCAGGCAAAAACACGGATAGCGCGCCTGATGACGGGCTTGCTGGATGAATATATTCCTTATGTGGAAGGTTCCGAGATCTATGACGATCCCTTTCATCCGATCAGCTGGTTTGCCCGCACGCGCCTGCAGGAAATGGGCGACGATACGCCTGTTGCCTGGCTGCACCGGCAGGAGCGCTACACGGAAAAGCTGGCCACGCCGGATGTAACCGTGGCTGACCTGATCGGAGATGTGGATCCCATTAAAGCCGCCACGTTAAAACTTCCCTATTCGGATGAGCGGGTGATCCATTTTGGGCTGATACCACGGTCGCACCGGGGTATTTTTGTGATCAATGAATTACCCGACCTGCAGGCCCGCATCCAGGTGGCGCTGTTCAATATCCTGCAGGAATCGGACATCCAGATCCGCGGGTTCAAGCTGCGGCTGCCCCTGGATGTGCAGTTCATGTTCACAGCCAATCCGGAAGATTATACTAATCGCGGTTCCATCGTAACACCTCTGAAAGACCGCATTGAAAGCCAGATCCTTACCCATTATCCGAAAACGATAGAAATCTCCCGGAAGATCACCGGGCAGGAGGCTTTGCTTACGGACGGGCAGCTGAAAAGTGTGCAGGTACATGATTTGCTGAAGGACCTCGTGGAACAAATAGCCTTCGA is a window from the Anseongella ginsenosidimutans genome containing:
- a CDS encoding magnesium chelatase, whose product is MDLLNIKTFGALKKAGYRTRSIKDELRSNLVDALRNGQRTFEGIIGFENTVIPDIETAILSRHNILLLGLRGQAKTRIARLMTGLLDEYIPYVEGSEIYDDPFHPISWFARTRLQEMGDDTPVAWLHRQERYTEKLATPDVTVADLIGDVDPIKAATLKLPYSDERVIHFGLIPRSHRGIFVINELPDLQARIQVALFNILQESDIQIRGFKLRLPLDVQFMFTANPEDYTNRGSIVTPLKDRIESQILTHYPKTIEISRKITGQEALLTDGQLKSVQVHDLLKDLVEQIAFEARNSEYIDKKSGVSARLTISAYENLVSAAERRLLLNNEKNTTARISDLFGVLLAITGKIELVYEGEQEGPAKVAHILIGKAIKSLLPAYLPDPEKSRKNKRRNPYAEIVDWFGHENKLSLSQDLSDKEYARQLRLVPGLKELVKEFQPKADEKTRLLLMELALHALAEHSMLSKHYLENGYEFKDMFNSLFNTAIDDEDNFNEDNINL